In Mytilus edulis chromosome 7, xbMytEdul2.2, whole genome shotgun sequence, a single genomic region encodes these proteins:
- the LOC139482808 gene encoding prestin-like, which translates to MEDNLVHIEREPVTQESFDKLYRKSEGKLHLNDKLKDTFNCSTDKLWRRMSSVFPIVAVLRYYNFREKFVNDILAGITGGLFQIPHALAFALLASVKVENGLYTSIWPVMLYAIFGTSIHASIGTSAVVCMFTRSIVDREVAKYEGTVPFNSSLSSGLLNNSEFLNYKENVALNIGFLCGISLLIFGILKITFIAHLLSEPFLKAFTSAAAVHIIISQLPLVLGININTHGGVLKIVNICKDIINNLTYIKGLTLLTAVVTIIVLLFFKEFVNEKFKSRFRIPIPAELMVVILAVTISATTVLHREVTIIGHITGVIPQPAIPNLSGCQTYLLDSFVLAIFMYAHNATLSRIFAKKHNYVVNYNQESFAHGICNFVGSFFHCIPVSASPRRSMVLSLMNANTTLAGIYIGLFMLVITIISRFVFQYLPIVTLSAIMMVAMKALLLQIFDVRKYFRINKFELFIWLCTFSATLLLDFTFGMLIGIGASLIAVVVQTQLAKGFKLDRTIESKIMVEHKKYQGTEGTKGIKIFRFQSNLYYANAEIFRNKLYHQTVNPRKLLKYIKKPVKKMQKQLKEAGSLQKNTVETIKNGMSGDENTNKTSLPKIEVSDQNSITVTSDIPAISVAYGNVKNRSISTVSRNIYGQNGISRQESEANSLSSTISNLTFEPEMIDPDDGQEYITDRKYESMRKVHHVIVDFSTVNYIDLTGAKMLGQISSEYGNVNIKLFLASCSPDIQKTMRHAGILDTIPADCIFIDLYDAIAIAKQAGLTNMCEQNANVVVSVDEKF; encoded by the coding sequence ATGGAGGATAACTTGGTTCATATTGAAAGAGAACCAGTGACACAAGAGTCATTTGATAAACTTTATCGGAAGTCAGAAGGAAAACTACATTTAAATGACAAACTAAAGGATACATTTAACTGCTCAACAGACAAGCTTTGGAGACGAATGTCCTCAGTGTTTCCTATTGTAGCAGTGTTGAGATATTATAATTTCCGGGAGAAATTTGTGAATGATATTTTAGCGGGAATTACCGGTGGACTTTTTCAAATACCACATGCTTTGGCTTTTGCACTATTAGCTTCGGTAAAAGTAGAGAACGGTCTGTACACTTCTATCTGGCCTGTTATGTTGTATGCGATATTTGGAACCTCCATTCATGCATCAATAGGAACCAGTGCTGTGGTATGTATGTTCACTAGAAGCATTGTTGATCGAGAAGTGGCGAAATATGAAGGCACGGTTCCTTTTAATTCGTCTTTAAGCTCAGGATTGCTTAACAATTCAGAGTTTTTGAACTACAAAGAAAATGTTGCCTTAAATATTGGATTCCTATGTGGAATTTCTTTACTTATATTTGGCATTCTTAAAATAACTTTCATCGCTCACTTACTTTCGGAACCTTTTCTGAAGGCTTTTACATCTGCTGCTGCTGTTCATATTATAATATCTCAATTACCATTAGTTCTTGGTATCAACATAAACACGCACGGAGGTGTCTTAAAAATCGTCAATATATGTAAGGATATTATTAACAATTTAACATACATTAAAGGACTTACACTTCTGACCGCTGTAGTTACCATTATTGTATTGCTATTCTTCAAGGAATTTGTAAATGAAAAGTTCAAGTCAAGATTTAGAATACCAATTCCGGCTGAATTAATGGTAGTTATCTTAGCTGTGACTATTTCAGCTACGACTGTCTTACACAGAGAAGTTACAATCATCGGACATATCACGGGTGTGATACCTCAGCCTGCCATCCCCAATTTGTCTGGTTGTCAAACGTACTTATTAGATAGTTTTGTTCTCGCCATCTTCATGTATGCCCACAATGCCACGTTGTCTAGAATATTTGCAAAGAAACATAACTACGTGGTGAATTACAACCAGGAATCGTTTGCTCATGGAATATGCAATTTTGTTGGATCGTTTTTTCATTGCATTCCTGTATCTGCTTCTCCTCGGAGATCAATGGTATTGTCATTAATGAATGCCAACACTACTTTAGCTGGAATTTATATAGGTTTGTTTATGCTAGTTATAACAATCATCAGTAGATTCGTATTTCAGTATTTGCCAATTGTAACACTTTCTGCAATAATGATGGTTGCTATGAAAGCACTGCTCCTTCAAATTTTCGATGTCAGAAAGTACTTTAGAATCAATAAATTTGAGTTGTTTATATGGCTGTGTACATTTAGTGCAACTCTACTTTTAGACTTCACATTTGGTATGTTAATTGGAATAGGTGCTTCTTTAATAGCTGTTGTTGTTCAAACACAATTAGCCAAGGGCTTTAAACTAGATAGAACGATAGAAAGCAAAATAATGGTGGAACATAAGAAATATCAAGGAACAGAAGGAACAAaaggaataaaaatatttagattcCAGTCTAATTTGTACTATGCTAACGcagaaatatttagaaataaattgtACCACCAAACAGTCAATCCTCGCAAACTTCTGAAATATATTAAAAAGCcagtgaaaaaaatgcaaaaacaactaaaagaagctggaagtttacaaaaaaatacagtTGAAACTATTAAAAATGGAATGTCTGGGGACgagaatacaaataaaacatcTCTTCCGAAAATAGAAGTTTCTGATCAAAATTCGATTACAGTTACAAGTGACATCCCGGCTATCTCAGTTGCATACGGCAATGTAAAAAATAGAAGTATAAGCACTGTATCAAGGAACATTTACGGCCAAAATGGGATATCAAGGCAGGAGAGTGAAGCCAATAGTCTGTCATCAACCATTTCCAATCTTACCTTTGAACCGGAAATGATCGATCCTGACGACGGCCAGGAGTATATTACCGACAGAAAATATGAGAGCATGCGTAAAGTGCACCATGTCATTGTTGACTTTTCTACAGTAAATTACATTGATCTAACCGGTGCCAAAATGCTAGGACAAATATCATCAGAGTATGGAAATGTGAACATCAAACTTTTCCTTGCCAGTTGTTCTCCCGACATTCAGAAAACCATGCGCCATGCTGGTATATTGGATACAATCCCAGCAGACTGTATATTCATTGATTTGTATGACGCTATTGCAATAGCAAAACAGGCTGGACTTACAAATATGTGCGAACAGAATGCAAATGTTGTTGTCTCAGTAGATGAAAAGTTTTAG